A part of Candidatus Electrothrix aestuarii genomic DNA contains:
- a CDS encoding PilN domain-containing protein gives MKQKTRAVQQLVVSGALIAATLVALSLGAGYFVTTVSGLEKDIKVLTARKKELQKTLDLIVDLEKKKKLIEKQIGVIHELQKKTQLTVRILDEVARLTPHKRLWLTSLNQTSSTLNLSGTALDNRTIADYLDALNDSQYFSNVTLRTSALSKYGGRNLKRFSLTCSVTISGANEEASQKKGGK, from the coding sequence ATGAAACAGAAGACGCGGGCAGTACAGCAACTCGTTGTAAGTGGTGCTCTTATAGCGGCAACTCTTGTTGCTTTATCCTTAGGAGCAGGTTATTTCGTAACAACAGTTAGTGGGTTGGAAAAGGATATCAAGGTTCTTACCGCGCGTAAGAAGGAGTTACAAAAGACCCTTGACTTGATCGTTGATCTGGAAAAGAAAAAGAAACTTATAGAAAAACAAATTGGTGTTATTCATGAATTGCAGAAAAAAACTCAACTTACCGTGCGAATTTTGGATGAGGTCGCTCGATTAACACCGCATAAACGACTATGGCTAACTAGTCTTAATCAAACGAGTAGCACGTTGAATCTGTCTGGTACGGCGTTAGATAATCGGACAATTGCAGACTATCTTGATGCATTAAATGACTCGCAATATTTTTCCAATGTCACTTTGAGGACGTCTGCACTCAGCAAGTATGGTGGAAGAAACCTGAAACGATTTTCTTTGACCTGCTCTGTCACGATTTCTGGAGCAAATGAAGAAGCTTCACAAAAAAAGGGAGGTAAATAA
- a CDS encoding type 4a pilus biogenesis protein PilO produces the protein MASQDAKSKFDVFIEEKYIPLDQKIKLGIVAGIVVALIAGFYFAIFAPNIETIKKLEAEKSSLQKDVEKAEKAAENLEQHKAELEEAKKRFEEISIVLPKTKEIPALLTAISDHGTSAGLDFNSFTPGNETPKDFYAEIPISISITGPYHNIGYFLDQVSKLERIVTVKDITLGGPQQVEGEMLLKSTCNLLTYRSSSEAASDPTKKKKK, from the coding sequence ATGGCCTCACAAGACGCAAAATCGAAATTTGATGTTTTTATTGAAGAAAAATATATACCTCTTGATCAAAAGATTAAGCTAGGTATAGTTGCTGGGATTGTCGTGGCATTGATTGCGGGTTTTTATTTTGCTATTTTTGCTCCAAATATAGAGACGATTAAAAAGCTGGAAGCTGAAAAATCTTCCCTACAGAAGGATGTAGAGAAGGCTGAAAAGGCTGCTGAAAATTTAGAGCAGCATAAAGCTGAGCTTGAAGAGGCTAAGAAACGATTTGAGGAAATCTCGATAGTCCTGCCAAAGACAAAAGAAATACCTGCTCTGCTTACAGCTATTTCCGATCATGGAACAAGTGCAGGCCTTGATTTTAACTCATTTACTCCAGGTAATGAAACACCCAAGGATTTTTATGCTGAAATTCCAATCAGTATCAGCATTACCGGCCCCTACCATAATATTGGTTATTTCCTTGATCAAGTGAGTAAGTTAGAACGTATTGTAACTGTAAAAGATATTACATTGGGAGGTCCTCAGCAGGTCGAGGGTGAGATGTTGTTGAAATCTACCTGTAACTTGCTGACCTATCGTTCCAGCAGTGAAGCCGCCAGTGATCCTACTAAAAAGAAGAAAAAGTAA
- a CDS encoding pilus assembly protein PilP → MKRTITRQFVAMSILFFLLGETNSVALGAIEENAVSTEGQQVEGDGVVLREVNEFEYVLEGRPDPFLPFLSKDSGRKDEFDDTPDDGDSDKPLTGMRLFEPGQLKLVALLKLGSKNVAMAEDVAGKGYRLDENMPIGRYGVIDRITDEQVEITERYKTKTGRIVTKEIVMRLKKEGDK, encoded by the coding sequence ATGAAGCGTACTATAACAAGACAGTTTGTTGCTATGTCAATATTGTTTTTTTTGCTGGGGGAAACGAATAGTGTGGCTTTGGGGGCTATAGAGGAAAATGCTGTTAGTACAGAAGGACAGCAGGTTGAAGGTGATGGGGTGGTGTTGCGCGAAGTCAATGAATTTGAATATGTCCTTGAAGGACGCCCAGACCCCTTTCTCCCTTTTCTTTCTAAAGATAGCGGGAGAAAGGATGAGTTTGATGACACTCCCGATGATGGGGATTCAGATAAGCCGTTAACAGGAATGCGCCTTTTTGAACCTGGTCAACTGAAACTGGTGGCCTTGCTTAAACTCGGAAGCAAAAATGTTGCTATGGCAGAGGATGTTGCTGGAAAAGGATATCGTCTTGATGAGAATATGCCGATTGGGCGATATGGAGTTATTGACAGAATAACCGATGAACAAGTTGAGATTACAGAGCGTTATAAAACCAAGACAGGCCGGATTGTTACAAAAGAGATTGTAATGCGTTTAAAAAAAGAGGGAGATAAATAA